One window of Camelina sativa cultivar DH55 chromosome 4, Cs, whole genome shotgun sequence genomic DNA carries:
- the LOC104780345 gene encoding uncharacterized protein LOC104780345 has protein sequence MMKRSPFRYKMRQSLSDITNSQSHEELNTCPELREHVNRLMKENIALVNLLEERDKTIELSRYELRNLREGIQKLQVQNWSLAQSNSQFLGEIILAKTKVKALHHEVTCKDALIKYKCCELERGENTQQRNVLTSENVFDITDEDSPSPRPFVPNRRRFIRSKSLGASTAHKIEAEKVKSETKRRQSRRRSARVRSSATQELTENLFEIEDLQLTMPNDMESHAGKKEEVELRTRHQDFKVNAKCCI, from the exons ATGATGAAAAGATCACCATTCCGTTACAAGATGAGGCAGAGTCTCTCTGATATCACTAACTCTCAGTCTCACGAAGAGCTTAATACTTGTCCGGAATTGCGTGAACATGTAAACCGGCTAATGAAG GAGAATATAGCATTGGTTAACCTTCTTGAGGAAAGAGA taaaacaattgAGCTAAGTAGATACGAATTGCGGAATCTACGTGAAGGCATACAGAAATTGCAAGTTCAGAATTGGAGCCTTGCTCAATCAAATTCCCAATTCTTAGGC GAGATCATTTTAGCCAAAACCAAG GTGAAAGCATTGCACCACGAGGTTACTTGCAAAGATGCTCTCATAAAGTATAAATGTTGTGAACTAGAG AGAGGCGAAAACACACAACAGAGAAATGTACTAACAAGTGAGAATGTGTTTGATATAACGGATGAAGACTCACCGTCACCGAGACCTTTTGTACCAAACAGAAGGCGATTTATCAGAAGcaaat CCTTAGGAGCATCTACTGCACACAAGATTGAGGCGGAAAAAGTGAAATCTGAAACCAAAAG GAGGCAGTCACGAAGGAGATCAGCGAGAGTGAGATCATCAGCAACTCAAGAATTGACTGAGAATCTGTTTGAGATCGAAGATCTTCAGCTTACAATGCCTAATGACATGGAATCACATGCTGGAAAGAAGGAAGAGGTAGAGTTACGAACAAGACA
- the LOC104780344 gene encoding uncharacterized protein LOC104780344, translating to MDQSNALLSWAYFSQGKTTEELRQTLVYTTLELEQTKLVAQEELRKRDEQLIQLEDVLTKTLKERDEALEKCHHLLINNLLLQQKQQQNQKKQEHITPPLSGASSIIEDEQVQPQPQLNSNKSFSSSDTEESIMSPSVIDPVMMNQQIEVSGDEMMATLLPEKPLPEKGKLLQAVIKAGPLLQTLLLAGPLPQWRHPPPPLETSEIPPVTVPPPQFQNSGCGNSNKKRAFSSISDETYSETKYQKVLLH from the exons ATGGACCAAAGCAATGCTCTTCTTAGCTGGGCTTACTTCTCTCAGGGAAAg ACAACGGAAGAGTTAAGACAGACTCTTGTGTACACGACACTGGAGCTAGAACAAACGAAGCTGGTGGCTCAAGAGGAACTAAGGAAGAGAGATGAACAACTGATCCAACTTGAAGATGTTTTAACCAAAACCCTCAAAGAAAGAGACGAAGCTCTTGAGAAATGTCATCACCTCCTCATCAACAATCTCTTACTTCAACAGAAACAGCAGCAGAATCAGAAGAAACAGGAACACATCACTCCTCCTTTATCTGGAGCTTCAAGCATTATTGAAGACGAGCAAGTTCAGCCGCAGCCTCAGCTTAACTCTAACAAGAGCTTTTCGTCTTCTGACACCGAAGAAAGCATCATGTCACCATCAGTGATCGATCCGGTGATGATGAACCAACAGATTGAAGTGTCAGGAGATGAGATGATGGCTACATTGTTGCCTGAAAAGCCACTTCCTGAAAAGGGGAAACTCTTACAAGCTGTTATCAAGGCAGGTCCGTTGCTTCAGACACTTCTCTTAGCTGGTCCTCTGCCTCAATGGCGCCACCCGCCTCCTCCACTTGAGACCTCTGAGATCCCTCCAGTCACCGTCCCACCACCGCAGTTTCAGAACAGTGGTTGTGGCAACTCCAACAAGAAAAGGGCATTCTCCTCAATCTCAGATGAAACTTACTCAGAAACTAAGTATCAGAAAGTTCTTCTCCATTAA